One genomic window of Solanum dulcamara chromosome 10, daSolDulc1.2, whole genome shotgun sequence includes the following:
- the LOC129870203 gene encoding sec1 family domain-containing protein MIP3-like isoform X1, which yields MRGIMATVDVIKCCMDSIRQLSDEIRDAIIYLDAGCTESFEYVGAFSLFLELGAHAICSLEKMSPLDKVVDWKLNSGPAKKIVVITSRLLSDAHRYILRCLSALQTVCSCAIFTCISETGHSAYPESPLGPDAYCEYESLLVQDYEELARKFLMNSCHTRESTVKESTSTEDEGWSQLTTSEEETLNFSSVASAQNLYEDSVIDRTEDVQKKLKVSVHHFPLVLCPFSPRFFVLPSEGSIAEACLSTEHDNSISFGLPPISTGTTADGEDVPPGATLTAQFLYHLAAKMDLKLEIFSLGDISKTVGKLLTDMSSLYDVGRRKRSAGLLLIDRTLDLLTPCCHGDSLVDQMFSSLPHRERMASLSQAKSSHSQVKLGPAYLQRSPLSIKIPLNNFLREETSSSDNFQLVESVEAFLHGWNSRDSTSQMVELVNFSTKLSGEISSQDVQSDLLCGSFVSTENFHGTPYLEAILERRTKDGAVLIKKWLQESLRRENISLNAKIRPGYASKSDLQTMIKALAKSQSSLAKNKGIIQLAAAALFALDESHSAKWDAFGSAEKILNVNAGDTSQSLAAQISDLINKSALVSSLGNNKMDAQRGLLALQDALLLTVVGYILAGENFPSSGTVGPFSWQEEHFMKEAIVDAIVENPTVAKLKFLQGLTQELEANFNKKSEEKKEDFCNTESIDFDDDDWGNWGDEDSGKEKRKEQVYDDMQLKLELRDRVDNLFKFFHKLSSLKKNISFREWSQALSKFNDDPYSNKGLLYNVLSRVLDKHEVPDLQYHSSTVGRLFKSGFGRFGLGQAKPSLADHDVILVFVVGGINGVEVREAQEALSESSRPEVELILGGTTFLTPKDMFELLLGDYCCI from the exons ATGAGAGGAATTATGGCTACGGTTGATGTGATCAAGTGTTGTATGGATTCCATTAGACAA TTATCAGATGAAATTAGAGATGCCATAATTTATCTGGATGCAGGGTGTACCGAAAGTTTTGAATATGTTGGAGCATTCTCTCTTTTTCTGGAGCTTGGTGCACATGCCATTTGCAGCTTAGAGAAAATGTCTCCTCTCGATAAG GTGGTTGATTGGAAATTGAATTCTGGGCCTGCAAAGAAAATTGTTGTCATCACGTCACGTCTTCTAAGTGATGCACATAGATACATTTTACGTTGCCTGAGTGCACTTCAGACTGTGTGCAGCTGTGCTATATTTACATGCATTTCAGAG ACAGGTCACTCAGCATATCCTGAATCCCCTTTAGGACCGGATGCATATTGTGAATATGAATCTTTGCTTGTCCAAGATTATGAGGAGCTTGCCAGAAAGTTTCTGATGAACTCTTGTCATACCAGAGAAAGCACAGTAAAGGAAAGTACATCCACTGAAGATGAAGGATGGTCACAATTAACCACAAGTGAAGAGGAGACTCTTAATTTCAGTTCTGTTGCAAGTGCACAAAATTTGTATGAAGACAGTGTAATAGACCGGACAGAAGATGTACAGAAAAAGTTGAAAGTTTCTGTGCATCACTTTCCATTGGTCTTGTGTCCTTTTTCACCTAGATTCTTTGTCTTGCCTTCAGAAGGATCAATTGCCGAAGCATGCCTATCCACTGAACATGATAACTCTATAAGCTTTGGGTTACCTCCAATAAGTACTGGGACAACTGCTGATGGTGAGGATGTCCCTCCTGGGGCAACTCTTACCGCTCAATTTCTATATCATCTGGCAGCAAAG ATGGACCTGAAACTTGAGATATTTTCCCTGGGTGATATTTCAAAAACTGTTGGAAAGCTTCTGACAGACATGTCAAGTCTTTATGATGTCGGTCGACGTAAGAGATCTGCAGGGCTATTACTCATTGACCGCACTCTCGACCTTCTTACTCCATGCTGTCACGGGGATTCACTTGTGGATCAAATGTTTTCATCATTGCCTCACAGAGAACGGATGGCATCCTTAAGTCAAGCTAAAAGCTCCCATAGCCAGGTTAAACTTGGCCCTGCTTACTTGCAACGATCTCCCCTCTCCATTAAGATACCACTCAATAATTTCCTAAGAGAGGAAACTTCAAGTTCTGACAACTTTCAGCTGGTGGAAAGCGTTGAAGCATTTCTCCATGGTTGGAATTCAAGAGACTCAACTTCTCAAATGGTTGAGTTGGTGAACTTTAGCACTAAACTTAGTGGTGAAATTTCCTCACAAGATGTTCAGAGTGACCTTCTTTGTGGTTCTTTTGTCTCTACAGAAAATTTTCATGGAACACCGTACCTAGAAGCCATACTAGAGCGAAGAACAAAAGATGGGGCTGTGCTGATCAAGAAATGGTTGCAAGAAAGTTTACGTCGAGAAAATATATCATTGAATGCAAAAATCCGTCCTGGTTATGCTTCAAAATCAGATCTGCAGACTATGATTAAGGCATTAGCTAAAAGTCAGTCATCTCTGGCGAAAAACAAAGGAATCATCCAGCTAGCAGCAGCAGCACTATTTGCATTGGATGAATCACATAGTGCTAAATGGGATGCATTTGGCAGTGCTGAGAAGATACTAAATGTAAATGCTGGGGACACAAGCCAAAGTCTTGCTGCTCAAATTAGTGATCTCATAAATAAAAGTGCGTTAGTTAGTTCACTGGGTAATAATAAGATGGATGCTCAACGGGGGCTTCTTGCTCTACAAGATGCTCTGCTACTCACGGTTGTTGGATATATATTGGCAGGTGAGAATTTCCCATCTTCTGGGACTGTTGGTCCTTTCTCTTGGCAAGAGGAGCATTTTATGAAAGAAGCAATTGTTGATGCGATTGTTGAGAACCCAACAGTTGCGAAATTAAAGTTTCTGCAAGGTTTAACTCAGGAGCTAGAAGCCAACTTTAACAAAAAATCAGAAGAAAAGAAGGAAGATTTTTGTAATACCGAAAGCATtgattttgatgatgatgattggGGTAATTGGGGTGATGAAGATtctggaaaagaaaaaagaaaagagcaaGTGTATGATGACATGCAATTAAAGTTAGAGTTACGTGATAGGGTGGATAatcttttcaaattctttcacAAATTGTCCAgcttaaaaaagaatatttcaTTCAGAGAGTGGTCACAGGCTCTGAGTAAGTTCAATGATGATCCTTACTCAAACAAAGGACTGCTTTATAATGTGCTATCAAGGGTGTTAGATAAGCATGAAGTACCTGACTTACAGTATCATTCATCTACTGTTGGCCGCCTATTCAAAAGCGGGTTTGGGAGATTTGGCCTTGGGCAG GCAAAGCCAAGTCTGGCAGATCATGATGTTATTCTCGTATTTGTTGTGGGGGGCATAAATGGTGTAGAG GTTCGAGAAGCTCAGGAGGCATTATCTGAGAGCAGCAGGCCTGAAGTCGAATTAATTTTAGGCGGAACAACTTTTCTTACACCTAAAGATATGTTTGAATTACTGCTGGGCGATTATTGTTGCATTTAA
- the LOC129870203 gene encoding sec1 family domain-containing protein MIP3-like isoform X3, which produces MSPLDKVVDWKLNSGPAKKIVVITSRLLSDAHRYILRCLSALQTVCSCAIFTCISETGHSAYPESPLGPDAYCEYESLLVQDYEELARKFLMNSCHTRESTVKESTSTEDEGWSQLTTSEEETLNFSSVASAQNLYEDSVIDRTEDVQKKLKVSVHHFPLVLCPFSPRFFVLPSEGSIAEACLSTEHDNSISFGLPPISTGTTADGEDVPPGATLTAQFLYHLAAKMDLKLEIFSLGDISKTVGKLLTDMSSLYDVGRRKRSAGLLLIDRTLDLLTPCCHGDSLVDQMFSSLPHRERMASLSQAKSSHSQVKLGPAYLQRSPLSIKIPLNNFLREETSSSDNFQLVESVEAFLHGWNSRDSTSQMVELVNFSTKLSGEISSQDVQSDLLCGSFVSTENFHGTPYLEAILERRTKDGAVLIKKWLQESLRRENISLNAKIRPGYASKSDLQTMIKALAKSQSSLAKNKGIIQLAAAALFALDESHSAKWDAFGSAEKILNVNAGDTSQSLAAQISDLINKSALVSSLGNNKMDAQRGLLALQDALLLTVVGYILAGENFPSSGTVGPFSWQEEHFMKEAIVDAIVENPTVAKLKFLQGLTQELEANFNKKSEEKKEDFCNTESIDFDDDDWGNWGDEDSGKEKRKEQVYDDMQLKLELRDRVDNLFKFFHKLSSLKKNISFREWSQALSKFNDDPYSNKGLLYNVLSRVLDKHEVPDLQYHSSTVGRLFKSGFGRFGLGQAKPSLADHDVILVFVVGGINGVEVREAQEALSESSRPEVELILGGTTFLTPKDMFELLLGDYCCI; this is translated from the exons ATGTCTCCTCTCGATAAG GTGGTTGATTGGAAATTGAATTCTGGGCCTGCAAAGAAAATTGTTGTCATCACGTCACGTCTTCTAAGTGATGCACATAGATACATTTTACGTTGCCTGAGTGCACTTCAGACTGTGTGCAGCTGTGCTATATTTACATGCATTTCAGAG ACAGGTCACTCAGCATATCCTGAATCCCCTTTAGGACCGGATGCATATTGTGAATATGAATCTTTGCTTGTCCAAGATTATGAGGAGCTTGCCAGAAAGTTTCTGATGAACTCTTGTCATACCAGAGAAAGCACAGTAAAGGAAAGTACATCCACTGAAGATGAAGGATGGTCACAATTAACCACAAGTGAAGAGGAGACTCTTAATTTCAGTTCTGTTGCAAGTGCACAAAATTTGTATGAAGACAGTGTAATAGACCGGACAGAAGATGTACAGAAAAAGTTGAAAGTTTCTGTGCATCACTTTCCATTGGTCTTGTGTCCTTTTTCACCTAGATTCTTTGTCTTGCCTTCAGAAGGATCAATTGCCGAAGCATGCCTATCCACTGAACATGATAACTCTATAAGCTTTGGGTTACCTCCAATAAGTACTGGGACAACTGCTGATGGTGAGGATGTCCCTCCTGGGGCAACTCTTACCGCTCAATTTCTATATCATCTGGCAGCAAAG ATGGACCTGAAACTTGAGATATTTTCCCTGGGTGATATTTCAAAAACTGTTGGAAAGCTTCTGACAGACATGTCAAGTCTTTATGATGTCGGTCGACGTAAGAGATCTGCAGGGCTATTACTCATTGACCGCACTCTCGACCTTCTTACTCCATGCTGTCACGGGGATTCACTTGTGGATCAAATGTTTTCATCATTGCCTCACAGAGAACGGATGGCATCCTTAAGTCAAGCTAAAAGCTCCCATAGCCAGGTTAAACTTGGCCCTGCTTACTTGCAACGATCTCCCCTCTCCATTAAGATACCACTCAATAATTTCCTAAGAGAGGAAACTTCAAGTTCTGACAACTTTCAGCTGGTGGAAAGCGTTGAAGCATTTCTCCATGGTTGGAATTCAAGAGACTCAACTTCTCAAATGGTTGAGTTGGTGAACTTTAGCACTAAACTTAGTGGTGAAATTTCCTCACAAGATGTTCAGAGTGACCTTCTTTGTGGTTCTTTTGTCTCTACAGAAAATTTTCATGGAACACCGTACCTAGAAGCCATACTAGAGCGAAGAACAAAAGATGGGGCTGTGCTGATCAAGAAATGGTTGCAAGAAAGTTTACGTCGAGAAAATATATCATTGAATGCAAAAATCCGTCCTGGTTATGCTTCAAAATCAGATCTGCAGACTATGATTAAGGCATTAGCTAAAAGTCAGTCATCTCTGGCGAAAAACAAAGGAATCATCCAGCTAGCAGCAGCAGCACTATTTGCATTGGATGAATCACATAGTGCTAAATGGGATGCATTTGGCAGTGCTGAGAAGATACTAAATGTAAATGCTGGGGACACAAGCCAAAGTCTTGCTGCTCAAATTAGTGATCTCATAAATAAAAGTGCGTTAGTTAGTTCACTGGGTAATAATAAGATGGATGCTCAACGGGGGCTTCTTGCTCTACAAGATGCTCTGCTACTCACGGTTGTTGGATATATATTGGCAGGTGAGAATTTCCCATCTTCTGGGACTGTTGGTCCTTTCTCTTGGCAAGAGGAGCATTTTATGAAAGAAGCAATTGTTGATGCGATTGTTGAGAACCCAACAGTTGCGAAATTAAAGTTTCTGCAAGGTTTAACTCAGGAGCTAGAAGCCAACTTTAACAAAAAATCAGAAGAAAAGAAGGAAGATTTTTGTAATACCGAAAGCATtgattttgatgatgatgattggGGTAATTGGGGTGATGAAGATtctggaaaagaaaaaagaaaagagcaaGTGTATGATGACATGCAATTAAAGTTAGAGTTACGTGATAGGGTGGATAatcttttcaaattctttcacAAATTGTCCAgcttaaaaaagaatatttcaTTCAGAGAGTGGTCACAGGCTCTGAGTAAGTTCAATGATGATCCTTACTCAAACAAAGGACTGCTTTATAATGTGCTATCAAGGGTGTTAGATAAGCATGAAGTACCTGACTTACAGTATCATTCATCTACTGTTGGCCGCCTATTCAAAAGCGGGTTTGGGAGATTTGGCCTTGGGCAG GCAAAGCCAAGTCTGGCAGATCATGATGTTATTCTCGTATTTGTTGTGGGGGGCATAAATGGTGTAGAG GTTCGAGAAGCTCAGGAGGCATTATCTGAGAGCAGCAGGCCTGAAGTCGAATTAATTTTAGGCGGAACAACTTTTCTTACACCTAAAGATATGTTTGAATTACTGCTGGGCGATTATTGTTGCATTTAA
- the LOC129870203 gene encoding sec1 family domain-containing protein MIP3-like isoform X2, producing the protein MLSDEIRDAIIYLDAGCTESFEYVGAFSLFLELGAHAICSLEKMSPLDKVVDWKLNSGPAKKIVVITSRLLSDAHRYILRCLSALQTVCSCAIFTCISETGHSAYPESPLGPDAYCEYESLLVQDYEELARKFLMNSCHTRESTVKESTSTEDEGWSQLTTSEEETLNFSSVASAQNLYEDSVIDRTEDVQKKLKVSVHHFPLVLCPFSPRFFVLPSEGSIAEACLSTEHDNSISFGLPPISTGTTADGEDVPPGATLTAQFLYHLAAKMDLKLEIFSLGDISKTVGKLLTDMSSLYDVGRRKRSAGLLLIDRTLDLLTPCCHGDSLVDQMFSSLPHRERMASLSQAKSSHSQVKLGPAYLQRSPLSIKIPLNNFLREETSSSDNFQLVESVEAFLHGWNSRDSTSQMVELVNFSTKLSGEISSQDVQSDLLCGSFVSTENFHGTPYLEAILERRTKDGAVLIKKWLQESLRRENISLNAKIRPGYASKSDLQTMIKALAKSQSSLAKNKGIIQLAAAALFALDESHSAKWDAFGSAEKILNVNAGDTSQSLAAQISDLINKSALVSSLGNNKMDAQRGLLALQDALLLTVVGYILAGENFPSSGTVGPFSWQEEHFMKEAIVDAIVENPTVAKLKFLQGLTQELEANFNKKSEEKKEDFCNTESIDFDDDDWGNWGDEDSGKEKRKEQVYDDMQLKLELRDRVDNLFKFFHKLSSLKKNISFREWSQALSKFNDDPYSNKGLLYNVLSRVLDKHEVPDLQYHSSTVGRLFKSGFGRFGLGQAKPSLADHDVILVFVVGGINGVEVREAQEALSESSRPEVELILGGTTFLTPKDMFELLLGDYCCI; encoded by the exons ATG TTATCAGATGAAATTAGAGATGCCATAATTTATCTGGATGCAGGGTGTACCGAAAGTTTTGAATATGTTGGAGCATTCTCTCTTTTTCTGGAGCTTGGTGCACATGCCATTTGCAGCTTAGAGAAAATGTCTCCTCTCGATAAG GTGGTTGATTGGAAATTGAATTCTGGGCCTGCAAAGAAAATTGTTGTCATCACGTCACGTCTTCTAAGTGATGCACATAGATACATTTTACGTTGCCTGAGTGCACTTCAGACTGTGTGCAGCTGTGCTATATTTACATGCATTTCAGAG ACAGGTCACTCAGCATATCCTGAATCCCCTTTAGGACCGGATGCATATTGTGAATATGAATCTTTGCTTGTCCAAGATTATGAGGAGCTTGCCAGAAAGTTTCTGATGAACTCTTGTCATACCAGAGAAAGCACAGTAAAGGAAAGTACATCCACTGAAGATGAAGGATGGTCACAATTAACCACAAGTGAAGAGGAGACTCTTAATTTCAGTTCTGTTGCAAGTGCACAAAATTTGTATGAAGACAGTGTAATAGACCGGACAGAAGATGTACAGAAAAAGTTGAAAGTTTCTGTGCATCACTTTCCATTGGTCTTGTGTCCTTTTTCACCTAGATTCTTTGTCTTGCCTTCAGAAGGATCAATTGCCGAAGCATGCCTATCCACTGAACATGATAACTCTATAAGCTTTGGGTTACCTCCAATAAGTACTGGGACAACTGCTGATGGTGAGGATGTCCCTCCTGGGGCAACTCTTACCGCTCAATTTCTATATCATCTGGCAGCAAAG ATGGACCTGAAACTTGAGATATTTTCCCTGGGTGATATTTCAAAAACTGTTGGAAAGCTTCTGACAGACATGTCAAGTCTTTATGATGTCGGTCGACGTAAGAGATCTGCAGGGCTATTACTCATTGACCGCACTCTCGACCTTCTTACTCCATGCTGTCACGGGGATTCACTTGTGGATCAAATGTTTTCATCATTGCCTCACAGAGAACGGATGGCATCCTTAAGTCAAGCTAAAAGCTCCCATAGCCAGGTTAAACTTGGCCCTGCTTACTTGCAACGATCTCCCCTCTCCATTAAGATACCACTCAATAATTTCCTAAGAGAGGAAACTTCAAGTTCTGACAACTTTCAGCTGGTGGAAAGCGTTGAAGCATTTCTCCATGGTTGGAATTCAAGAGACTCAACTTCTCAAATGGTTGAGTTGGTGAACTTTAGCACTAAACTTAGTGGTGAAATTTCCTCACAAGATGTTCAGAGTGACCTTCTTTGTGGTTCTTTTGTCTCTACAGAAAATTTTCATGGAACACCGTACCTAGAAGCCATACTAGAGCGAAGAACAAAAGATGGGGCTGTGCTGATCAAGAAATGGTTGCAAGAAAGTTTACGTCGAGAAAATATATCATTGAATGCAAAAATCCGTCCTGGTTATGCTTCAAAATCAGATCTGCAGACTATGATTAAGGCATTAGCTAAAAGTCAGTCATCTCTGGCGAAAAACAAAGGAATCATCCAGCTAGCAGCAGCAGCACTATTTGCATTGGATGAATCACATAGTGCTAAATGGGATGCATTTGGCAGTGCTGAGAAGATACTAAATGTAAATGCTGGGGACACAAGCCAAAGTCTTGCTGCTCAAATTAGTGATCTCATAAATAAAAGTGCGTTAGTTAGTTCACTGGGTAATAATAAGATGGATGCTCAACGGGGGCTTCTTGCTCTACAAGATGCTCTGCTACTCACGGTTGTTGGATATATATTGGCAGGTGAGAATTTCCCATCTTCTGGGACTGTTGGTCCTTTCTCTTGGCAAGAGGAGCATTTTATGAAAGAAGCAATTGTTGATGCGATTGTTGAGAACCCAACAGTTGCGAAATTAAAGTTTCTGCAAGGTTTAACTCAGGAGCTAGAAGCCAACTTTAACAAAAAATCAGAAGAAAAGAAGGAAGATTTTTGTAATACCGAAAGCATtgattttgatgatgatgattggGGTAATTGGGGTGATGAAGATtctggaaaagaaaaaagaaaagagcaaGTGTATGATGACATGCAATTAAAGTTAGAGTTACGTGATAGGGTGGATAatcttttcaaattctttcacAAATTGTCCAgcttaaaaaagaatatttcaTTCAGAGAGTGGTCACAGGCTCTGAGTAAGTTCAATGATGATCCTTACTCAAACAAAGGACTGCTTTATAATGTGCTATCAAGGGTGTTAGATAAGCATGAAGTACCTGACTTACAGTATCATTCATCTACTGTTGGCCGCCTATTCAAAAGCGGGTTTGGGAGATTTGGCCTTGGGCAG GCAAAGCCAAGTCTGGCAGATCATGATGTTATTCTCGTATTTGTTGTGGGGGGCATAAATGGTGTAGAG GTTCGAGAAGCTCAGGAGGCATTATCTGAGAGCAGCAGGCCTGAAGTCGAATTAATTTTAGGCGGAACAACTTTTCTTACACCTAAAGATATGTTTGAATTACTGCTGGGCGATTATTGTTGCATTTAA
- the LOC129870203 gene encoding sec1 family domain-containing protein MIP3-like isoform X4: MHFRGHSAYPESPLGPDAYCEYESLLVQDYEELARKFLMNSCHTRESTVKESTSTEDEGWSQLTTSEEETLNFSSVASAQNLYEDSVIDRTEDVQKKLKVSVHHFPLVLCPFSPRFFVLPSEGSIAEACLSTEHDNSISFGLPPISTGTTADGEDVPPGATLTAQFLYHLAAKMDLKLEIFSLGDISKTVGKLLTDMSSLYDVGRRKRSAGLLLIDRTLDLLTPCCHGDSLVDQMFSSLPHRERMASLSQAKSSHSQVKLGPAYLQRSPLSIKIPLNNFLREETSSSDNFQLVESVEAFLHGWNSRDSTSQMVELVNFSTKLSGEISSQDVQSDLLCGSFVSTENFHGTPYLEAILERRTKDGAVLIKKWLQESLRRENISLNAKIRPGYASKSDLQTMIKALAKSQSSLAKNKGIIQLAAAALFALDESHSAKWDAFGSAEKILNVNAGDTSQSLAAQISDLINKSALVSSLGNNKMDAQRGLLALQDALLLTVVGYILAGENFPSSGTVGPFSWQEEHFMKEAIVDAIVENPTVAKLKFLQGLTQELEANFNKKSEEKKEDFCNTESIDFDDDDWGNWGDEDSGKEKRKEQVYDDMQLKLELRDRVDNLFKFFHKLSSLKKNISFREWSQALSKFNDDPYSNKGLLYNVLSRVLDKHEVPDLQYHSSTVGRLFKSGFGRFGLGQAKPSLADHDVILVFVVGGINGVEVREAQEALSESSRPEVELILGGTTFLTPKDMFELLLGDYCCI, encoded by the exons ATGCATTTCAGAG GTCACTCAGCATATCCTGAATCCCCTTTAGGACCGGATGCATATTGTGAATATGAATCTTTGCTTGTCCAAGATTATGAGGAGCTTGCCAGAAAGTTTCTGATGAACTCTTGTCATACCAGAGAAAGCACAGTAAAGGAAAGTACATCCACTGAAGATGAAGGATGGTCACAATTAACCACAAGTGAAGAGGAGACTCTTAATTTCAGTTCTGTTGCAAGTGCACAAAATTTGTATGAAGACAGTGTAATAGACCGGACAGAAGATGTACAGAAAAAGTTGAAAGTTTCTGTGCATCACTTTCCATTGGTCTTGTGTCCTTTTTCACCTAGATTCTTTGTCTTGCCTTCAGAAGGATCAATTGCCGAAGCATGCCTATCCACTGAACATGATAACTCTATAAGCTTTGGGTTACCTCCAATAAGTACTGGGACAACTGCTGATGGTGAGGATGTCCCTCCTGGGGCAACTCTTACCGCTCAATTTCTATATCATCTGGCAGCAAAG ATGGACCTGAAACTTGAGATATTTTCCCTGGGTGATATTTCAAAAACTGTTGGAAAGCTTCTGACAGACATGTCAAGTCTTTATGATGTCGGTCGACGTAAGAGATCTGCAGGGCTATTACTCATTGACCGCACTCTCGACCTTCTTACTCCATGCTGTCACGGGGATTCACTTGTGGATCAAATGTTTTCATCATTGCCTCACAGAGAACGGATGGCATCCTTAAGTCAAGCTAAAAGCTCCCATAGCCAGGTTAAACTTGGCCCTGCTTACTTGCAACGATCTCCCCTCTCCATTAAGATACCACTCAATAATTTCCTAAGAGAGGAAACTTCAAGTTCTGACAACTTTCAGCTGGTGGAAAGCGTTGAAGCATTTCTCCATGGTTGGAATTCAAGAGACTCAACTTCTCAAATGGTTGAGTTGGTGAACTTTAGCACTAAACTTAGTGGTGAAATTTCCTCACAAGATGTTCAGAGTGACCTTCTTTGTGGTTCTTTTGTCTCTACAGAAAATTTTCATGGAACACCGTACCTAGAAGCCATACTAGAGCGAAGAACAAAAGATGGGGCTGTGCTGATCAAGAAATGGTTGCAAGAAAGTTTACGTCGAGAAAATATATCATTGAATGCAAAAATCCGTCCTGGTTATGCTTCAAAATCAGATCTGCAGACTATGATTAAGGCATTAGCTAAAAGTCAGTCATCTCTGGCGAAAAACAAAGGAATCATCCAGCTAGCAGCAGCAGCACTATTTGCATTGGATGAATCACATAGTGCTAAATGGGATGCATTTGGCAGTGCTGAGAAGATACTAAATGTAAATGCTGGGGACACAAGCCAAAGTCTTGCTGCTCAAATTAGTGATCTCATAAATAAAAGTGCGTTAGTTAGTTCACTGGGTAATAATAAGATGGATGCTCAACGGGGGCTTCTTGCTCTACAAGATGCTCTGCTACTCACGGTTGTTGGATATATATTGGCAGGTGAGAATTTCCCATCTTCTGGGACTGTTGGTCCTTTCTCTTGGCAAGAGGAGCATTTTATGAAAGAAGCAATTGTTGATGCGATTGTTGAGAACCCAACAGTTGCGAAATTAAAGTTTCTGCAAGGTTTAACTCAGGAGCTAGAAGCCAACTTTAACAAAAAATCAGAAGAAAAGAAGGAAGATTTTTGTAATACCGAAAGCATtgattttgatgatgatgattggGGTAATTGGGGTGATGAAGATtctggaaaagaaaaaagaaaagagcaaGTGTATGATGACATGCAATTAAAGTTAGAGTTACGTGATAGGGTGGATAatcttttcaaattctttcacAAATTGTCCAgcttaaaaaagaatatttcaTTCAGAGAGTGGTCACAGGCTCTGAGTAAGTTCAATGATGATCCTTACTCAAACAAAGGACTGCTTTATAATGTGCTATCAAGGGTGTTAGATAAGCATGAAGTACCTGACTTACAGTATCATTCATCTACTGTTGGCCGCCTATTCAAAAGCGGGTTTGGGAGATTTGGCCTTGGGCAG GCAAAGCCAAGTCTGGCAGATCATGATGTTATTCTCGTATTTGTTGTGGGGGGCATAAATGGTGTAGAG GTTCGAGAAGCTCAGGAGGCATTATCTGAGAGCAGCAGGCCTGAAGTCGAATTAATTTTAGGCGGAACAACTTTTCTTACACCTAAAGATATGTTTGAATTACTGCTGGGCGATTATTGTTGCATTTAA